One part of the Pseudomonadota bacterium genome encodes these proteins:
- a CDS encoding Bro-N domain-containing protein: MSNIKLFETRQIRSVWSDAEQRWYFSVIDVVAVLTDSPKPRDYWYHIKKREKISGTELSTICRQFKLQAPDGKLRETDCSDTEGLLRIIQSIPSPKAEPFKRWLARVGYERLEEIENPELTAKRMRELYKAKGYSDEWIEKRVRGIAIRDELTNEWKKRGVKEQLEYAILTAEISRATFGMTPSEYKAFKSLDKPADNLRDHMSDLELIFTMLGEASTTEIARNQNAQGYEKNRSAAIEGGTVAGSARKDLERKSGRRVSSRENFKEIPEAAMRKIGRVKSEE; the protein is encoded by the coding sequence ATGAGCAATATTAAACTGTTTGAGACACGACAAATTCGTTCAGTGTGGAGTGATGCTGAGCAGCGCTGGTATTTTTCGGTCATTGATGTGGTTGCAGTCCTGACCGACAGCCCGAAGCCACGGGATTATTGGTACCACATAAAAAAACGGGAAAAAATCAGCGGGACTGAACTGTCGACAATCTGTCGACAGTTCAAACTGCAAGCCCCGGACGGCAAATTACGGGAGACCGACTGTTCGGATACAGAAGGATTGCTTCGGATCATCCAGTCCATTCCCTCGCCCAAAGCCGAACCCTTCAAACGCTGGCTGGCCAGGGTCGGCTACGAACGCCTGGAGGAGATAGAAAATCCCGAACTGACCGCCAAGCGTATGCGGGAATTATACAAGGCCAAGGGATATAGCGACGAATGGATTGAAAAGCGAGTGCGCGGAATCGCCATTCGCGACGAGTTGACCAATGAATGGAAGAAACGCGGAGTCAAGGAACAGCTCGAATATGCCATTCTCACCGCCGAGATCAGCCGCGCCACCTTCGGCATGACGCCTTCGGAGTATAAGGCCTTCAAGAGCCTTGATAAACCGGCGGACAACCTTCGTGACCATATGAGCGACCTGGAGTTGATCTTCACCATGTTGGGCGAGGCCTCCACCACCGAGATTGCACGTAACCAGAATGCCCAGGGCTATGAAAAGAATCGCAGTGCTGCCATTGAAGGCGGAACGGTTGCCGGCAGTGCCAGAAAAGATCTGGAGAGGAAATCAGGGCGGAGGGTATCGAGCAGGGAGAATTTCAAGGAGATTCCGGAAGCGGCGATGCGGAAAATTGGAAGAGTGAAGAGTGAAGAGTGA
- a CDS encoding four helix bundle protein, with protein MLEPRRDLPERTFAFACRVVKLCQVLEQAPGVSRTLANQLLRAGTSIGANVEEGQGSQSKADFIAKYSIACKEARETNYWLRLLLAAEIVTDLNLKDLSDESNQLIAILTTILKKTRSNSGK; from the coding sequence ATGTTAGAGCCGAGGAGAGACTTGCCGGAGCGTACGTTTGCGTTTGCCTGTCGGGTTGTGAAATTGTGCCAGGTGCTTGAACAGGCGCCTGGTGTAAGCCGTACGTTGGCCAACCAGCTCTTAAGGGCCGGGACATCAATCGGCGCCAACGTTGAAGAGGGGCAAGGCAGCCAGAGCAAGGCGGACTTTATCGCCAAATACTCCATTGCCTGTAAGGAAGCCCGTGAAACTAATTATTGGCTTCGGTTGCTGTTAGCGGCAGAAATTGTAACCGACCTCAATTTGAAGGACTTGAGTGATGAATCGAATCAACTGATTGCCATCCTGACAACGATCCTAAAGAAAACCAGGAGCAATTCAGGAAAATAG
- a CDS encoding HNH endonuclease: MKFWVGVTDNNWYNFLRQRQPDEVNFWRPSGKSQFSAVQPGDLFLFKLKSPHNHIAGGGYFVRHSILPLSLAWEAFKEKNGAPDSQSLLRMISALRNDNNPNPFIGCSILAEPFFFREEDWIPAPTNWGRSIVQGKTYSTADSHGMSLWRAVMDRLQQNPLLDDTGASTALVAAEDQPQYGSEYLTKVRLGQGAFRVLVTESYQRRCAVTGERTLPVLEAAHIKPFAQSCPNRVNNGLLLRSDLHILFDRGYMTITDSLNVEVSRRIKEEFENGRDYYAMHGKPLIVMPSEAIERPAGDYIAWHNENIFRP; encoded by the coding sequence ATGAAATTCTGGGTGGGTGTCACCGACAATAATTGGTATAACTTTCTTCGCCAGCGGCAGCCGGATGAGGTGAATTTCTGGAGGCCAAGCGGCAAAAGTCAATTCTCGGCCGTCCAGCCTGGCGACCTGTTTCTTTTTAAACTTAAATCACCTCACAACCACATTGCCGGCGGCGGTTATTTTGTCCGGCATTCAATCCTTCCACTTTCTCTCGCGTGGGAAGCATTTAAGGAAAAAAACGGCGCTCCTGATTCGCAATCCCTTCTGCGCATGATTTCCGCGCTTCGGAATGACAACAATCCAAATCCTTTTATTGGGTGTTCAATTCTCGCAGAACCGTTCTTCTTCAGGGAAGAGGACTGGATTCCGGCGCCGACCAACTGGGGGCGCAGCATTGTGCAGGGCAAAACATACAGCACTGCGGATTCTCATGGCATGTCACTCTGGCGTGCGGTAATGGACCGTCTCCAACAAAATCCGTTATTGGATGACACGGGAGCAAGCACGGCTCTTGTTGCTGCGGAAGATCAACCCCAGTACGGATCGGAATATCTGACCAAAGTCCGTTTAGGCCAAGGAGCTTTCCGAGTTCTGGTCACGGAGTCTTATCAACGCCGATGCGCTGTCACCGGTGAACGTACTTTGCCGGTCCTTGAGGCCGCGCACATCAAACCATTTGCTCAGAGTTGCCCCAATCGGGTGAATAATGGTCTGCTGCTACGTTCCGATCTCCATATCCTTTTTGATCGAGGATATATGACGATAACCGACAGCTTGAATGTTGAAGTAAGCCGCAGAATCAAGGAAGAGTTTGAGAACGGCCGTGATTATTACGCCATGCACGGCAAGCCCTTAATCGTTATGCCAAGCGAGGCAATTGAGAGGCCGGCTGGTGACTATATTGCGTGGCACAATGAAAATATCTTCCGGCCATAA